In Candidatus Eremiobacteraceae bacterium, the genomic stretch CCTCGCGCGTTACGCGCCCGGCACATTGACGCTCGTCGCGTTCGAAGCAGCGCCGCCTGGAACATTTGAGACCGCGATGCGCTCGCACCGGCTGCAAGGTGCAGTGGTCATCGCGGTCGGACCAGAAGGCGGCCTGCATCGTGACGAAGTCGACGCCGCGACCGCGCAAGGTGCGCACGTCGTCTCACTTGGTCCCACGATATTACGCACCGAAACCGCGGCCGCTGCGCTGCTCGCAGCCGTTGCGTCGCGCGCGGGTTGGTGGTGAGCCGCCCACAGGCAGATAGGATGGATAGTTCAATGCCGGACCACCGGCTCTACACCGACTTAGCCACCTGGTGGCCGTTGTTCTCGGCTCCGAATGAGTATGATGAAGAGGCAGCCTGGATCATCGCTGCGCTCGAAAACGAGATGGGGCGATTTCCGGCGAGCCTGCTCGAGCTCGGCTCCGGCGGCGGCAACATCGCGTCGCACCTGGCGCCGCACGGGCGTCTGACGCTCGTAGACTTGAACCAAGAGATGTTGGACGTGAGCAAGCGCCTCAACCCCGACGCCGAGCACGTTCGAGGAGACATGCGAAGCGTGCGCTTAGGAAAGACGTTCGATGCAGTGCTCATCCACGACGCGATCATGTACATGACCACCATGCAAGATCTCGACGCGGCGCTCGCGACGGCGCGCGCACACCTCCCTGACGATGGTGTGATCGTCGTGGTGCCCGATAACGTCGCCGAAACATTAGAGGCGGGGGAGGACACGGGAGGACACGATGCCGACGACGGCAGCGGCCGCGGCGTCCGGTATCTCCAATGGACGCACGCGGCGGTTCCAGGAGCTTCGACGTACGAAGTGGATTTCGCGATATTGACTCGCGACGCGGACGGTTTGGTAGAAGTCGCCCACGACAAACATATCGAGGGAATTTTCACAAGGCCGGCTTGGTACGAATCGTTCGCGCGCGCGAGATTCAAGCCACCGCACGTCTTCGTCGATCCTTGGCAGCGCGAGGTATTCGTCACGCGTGCAGCCGCACTGTAGTAGCGCAATCGTACTAGGGCAAGCATCGCTTGCCCAAAAAATGGGTGAGCGATGCTCACCCTAGTACGGGTTGCTCACCCTCCTACCGGAATGACGGGGCAAGCGGGGCCAACCATAAAAGTCGGCCCCTA encodes the following:
- a CDS encoding class I SAM-dependent methyltransferase; protein product: MPDHRLYTDLATWWPLFSAPNEYDEEAAWIIAALENEMGRFPASLLELGSGGGNIASHLAPHGRLTLVDLNQEMLDVSKRLNPDAEHVRGDMRSVRLGKTFDAVLIHDAIMYMTTMQDLDAALATARAHLPDDGVIVVVPDNVAETLEAGEDTGGHDADDGSGRGVRYLQWTHAAVPGASTYEVDFAILTRDADGLVEVAHDKHIEGIFTRPAWYESFARARFKPPHVFVDPWQREVFVTRAAAL